The following proteins are co-located in the Rhodococcus opacus B4 genome:
- a CDS encoding 5-(carboxyamino)imidazole ribonucleotide synthase, with translation MTGNSDSTPRPTTPRDLTAGQPVVTMIGGGQLARMTHQAAIALGQTLRVLSGTADEPAAQVSPDVVLGSHTDLDALRRAAVGSHALTFDHEHVPTEHLDVLVAEGVNVQPPPTALIYAQDKLAMRRKLGELGAPVPAFAEVTWAEDVVKFGAEHGWPVVIKAVRGGYDGRGVWITADSDEAERIVTQQLDKGVSLLVEEKVEMQRELSAMVARSPFGQGATWPVVETVQRHGQCAVVLAPAPALPASVAEAAEELALRIASELGVVGAMAVELFETTDGTLVVNELAMRPHNSGHWTMDGARTSQFEQHLRAVLDYPLGDTAPLAPITVMANVLGAPAAPEMSMDERVHHLFARMPDAKIHLYGKGEREDRKIGHVNIVGGPGSIDDPEYVARVRERAERAAHWLSHAEWTDGWDEHGE, from the coding sequence GTGACCGGCAACTCTGACTCCACACCGCGTCCCACGACACCCCGCGATCTGACCGCCGGGCAACCCGTCGTGACGATGATCGGTGGCGGCCAACTCGCGCGGATGACCCACCAGGCCGCAATCGCGCTCGGCCAGACCCTGCGGGTGCTCTCCGGCACCGCCGACGAACCCGCAGCGCAGGTGAGCCCCGACGTCGTCCTCGGGAGCCACACCGACCTCGACGCGCTCCGCAGGGCCGCCGTCGGGTCGCATGCGCTGACCTTCGACCACGAGCACGTGCCCACCGAGCACCTCGACGTCCTGGTCGCCGAGGGCGTCAACGTGCAGCCGCCGCCGACCGCGCTCATCTACGCGCAGGACAAACTCGCGATGCGCCGCAAGCTCGGCGAACTCGGCGCGCCGGTCCCGGCGTTCGCCGAGGTGACCTGGGCCGAGGACGTCGTCAAGTTCGGCGCCGAACACGGCTGGCCCGTCGTCATCAAGGCCGTCCGCGGCGGATACGACGGCCGCGGCGTGTGGATCACCGCCGATTCCGACGAGGCCGAGCGCATCGTCACCCAGCAACTCGACAAGGGTGTCTCCCTCCTGGTCGAGGAAAAGGTCGAGATGCAGCGTGAGCTGTCCGCGATGGTGGCGCGGTCGCCGTTCGGCCAGGGCGCCACGTGGCCGGTGGTCGAGACGGTGCAGCGCCACGGACAGTGCGCCGTGGTCCTCGCCCCCGCGCCCGCGCTGCCCGCTTCCGTCGCCGAGGCCGCCGAGGAACTGGCGCTCCGCATCGCGTCCGAACTCGGTGTGGTCGGCGCCATGGCCGTCGAACTGTTCGAGACCACCGACGGCACGCTCGTCGTCAACGAACTCGCGATGCGCCCGCACAACTCCGGCCACTGGACCATGGACGGCGCCCGCACCTCGCAGTTCGAGCAGCACCTGCGTGCCGTCCTCGACTATCCGCTCGGCGACACCGCGCCCCTCGCACCGATCACGGTGATGGCAAACGTGCTCGGCGCACCGGCCGCGCCCGAGATGAGCATGGACGAACGCGTCCACCACCTCTTCGCACGGATGCCCGACGCGAAGATCCACCTCTACGGCAAGGGCGAACGTGAGGACCGGAAGATCGGTCACGTGAACATCGTGGGCGGACCCGGTTCGATCGACGACCCCGAGTACGTGGCACGGGTCCGCGAGCGGGCCGAACGCGCCGCGCACTGGCTCTCGCACGCTGAATGGACCGACGGATGGGATGAACACGGTGAGTGA
- a CDS encoding PH domain-containing protein, with the protein MGYPEDALAEDEELLLHRHPHWKMLLLPAVTFLLATAVAGFAAGFAENKLDGSALTVALVVVLVLWLGLVVWRCVAPFLSWKFTHFIVTDRRVLIRRGVMTHTGIDIPMGRISNVQFRHGLLDRMLRTGTLVIVSSSDDPLEFDDIPDVQRVHSLLYHQVFDAMDLHRERERENPHGDADTGKGW; encoded by the coding sequence ATGGGATATCCGGAGGACGCCCTCGCCGAGGACGAGGAACTGCTACTTCACCGTCATCCGCACTGGAAGATGTTGCTGCTCCCCGCCGTCACCTTTCTGCTGGCGACGGCGGTCGCGGGTTTCGCTGCGGGCTTCGCCGAGAACAAACTGGACGGCTCCGCGCTGACCGTCGCGCTCGTCGTCGTCCTCGTGCTGTGGCTGGGACTCGTCGTATGGCGCTGTGTCGCGCCGTTTCTCAGTTGGAAGTTCACCCACTTCATCGTCACCGACCGGCGCGTCCTCATCCGCCGGGGTGTGATGACGCACACCGGGATCGACATTCCGATGGGGCGCATCAGCAACGTGCAGTTCCGGCACGGCCTCCTCGACAGGATGCTCCGCACCGGAACGCTGGTCATCGTGTCGTCCTCCGACGACCCGCTGGAGTTCGACGACATCCCCGACGTCCAGCGCGTCCACTCGTTGCTCTACCACCAGGTGTTCGACGCGATGGATCTCCACCGCGAACGGGAGCGGGAGAACCCGCACGGTGACGCCGACACCGGCAAAGGCTGGTAA
- a CDS encoding sensor histidine kinase, whose protein sequence is MRRRILQSILAVVILTALLLGVPLIYTAWLWVEDFNRSDLQVRLDRMATEIITQEGVNGVVEGDLDTNSLRLLTPAGGRLVVVYPTTDDGAARVDIGESSVQSPLVESLAMGTSGSLRLEVPSDEMRTQQRQAVGAVALLVLVSIAAGTVVAYVTAKRLADPLRDVANRAARLAEGDFRPDVRRHGIPELDRVSDVLDSATVEIAGRLQREHALVADVSHQLRSRLTAVRLRLDELSVHPDPAVVVEADEAMAQVDRLTVAIDELVRSSRSSGTETQVSVIRELSVVIADWKRPFEDADRELLLRGDTNVMASTTGSRLREAVAVLVDNALMHGAGTCTVAVRLIQGQNQRTPGKELSPREAMVCVEVSDEGVGVSNDLAPHIFDRGFSGAGSTGVGLALARALIEADGGRLELQRRRPALFAIFVPIAREHVPTRVTGIREPR, encoded by the coding sequence GTGCGCCGCAGAATTCTCCAGTCGATCCTCGCGGTCGTGATCCTGACGGCGCTGCTGCTCGGTGTGCCGCTGATCTACACGGCCTGGTTGTGGGTCGAGGACTTCAACCGGAGCGATCTGCAGGTCCGGCTGGATCGGATGGCCACGGAGATCATCACCCAGGAGGGCGTCAACGGCGTCGTCGAGGGCGACCTCGACACGAACTCCCTGCGACTGCTGACGCCCGCCGGCGGCCGGCTCGTCGTGGTGTACCCGACCACGGACGACGGCGCCGCACGCGTAGACATCGGCGAATCGTCCGTGCAGTCGCCCCTGGTGGAATCTCTCGCGATGGGTACGTCCGGTTCGCTTCGCCTCGAGGTGCCGTCCGACGAGATGCGCACCCAGCAACGCCAGGCCGTCGGTGCCGTCGCACTGCTGGTGCTCGTGTCCATCGCCGCGGGCACCGTGGTGGCCTACGTCACGGCGAAGCGGCTGGCCGACCCGCTACGGGACGTCGCGAACCGGGCGGCCCGGCTCGCGGAGGGCGACTTCCGCCCGGACGTGCGACGCCACGGCATCCCCGAACTCGACCGCGTCTCCGACGTTCTCGACTCGGCGACCGTCGAGATCGCGGGGCGGCTGCAGCGCGAACACGCACTCGTCGCCGACGTCTCCCATCAACTTCGCAGCCGCCTCACGGCTGTCCGTCTCCGGCTCGACGAACTGTCCGTGCACCCGGACCCGGCCGTCGTCGTCGAGGCGGACGAGGCCATGGCGCAGGTGGACCGGCTGACCGTCGCGATCGACGAACTGGTCCGCTCGTCCCGCAGCAGCGGCACCGAGACCCAGGTGTCGGTGATCCGGGAGCTCAGTGTGGTCATCGCGGACTGGAAACGGCCGTTCGAGGACGCAGACCGGGAGTTGCTGCTGCGCGGAGACACGAACGTGATGGCGTCGACCACGGGTTCCCGGCTCCGTGAGGCCGTGGCGGTGCTCGTCGACAACGCGCTCATGCACGGGGCGGGGACGTGCACGGTCGCGGTGCGTCTGATCCAGGGACAGAATCAGCGGACTCCGGGCAAGGAACTGTCGCCGCGTGAGGCGATGGTGTGTGTGGAGGTGTCGGACGAGGGTGTCGGCGTGAGCAACGACCTCGCGCCGCACATCTTCGACCGCGGTTTCTCGGGGGCCGGTTCGACCGGTGTGGGTCTGGCGCTCGCCCGCGCGCTCATCGAGGCGGACGGGGGCCGGCTGGAACTGCAGCGTCGCCGTCCGGCCCTGTTCGCGATCTTCGTTCCGATCGCCCGCGAGCACGTGCCGACGCGGGTCACCGGGATCCGGGAACCGCGTTGA
- a CDS encoding endonuclease domain-containing protein, which translates to MTTRTRTLKELTDAGIPRSTIASGAGVAAWRPSALLSHRTAAWLYGWLPEPVDIEATIPRGLRVTPPDWLRLYRRELSRRGLHLEANHPIGPYVGDFVDEVARIVVEVDGREFHSEPEVFRHDRRRRNWLGAGGMDGWRSASPPTTCRRVPM; encoded by the coding sequence ATGACGACACGCACGCGAACCCTGAAGGAACTGACCGACGCGGGAATCCCGCGCAGCACGATCGCCTCCGGTGCCGGAGTGGCTGCGTGGCGACCGTCCGCGCTGCTCAGTCACCGCACGGCCGCCTGGCTCTATGGGTGGCTGCCCGAACCGGTCGACATCGAGGCGACGATTCCCCGCGGCCTGCGCGTCACACCGCCGGACTGGCTACGGCTGTACCGCCGCGAACTCAGCCGTCGCGGTCTCCACCTCGAGGCCAACCATCCGATCGGTCCCTACGTGGGTGATTTCGTCGACGAAGTCGCGCGGATCGTCGTCGAGGTCGACGGCCGCGAGTTCCACAGCGAACCCGAGGTATTTCGACACGACCGCAGACGCCGGAACTGGCTGGGTGCGGGAGGGATGGATGGATGGCGCTCCGCTTCGCCGCCTACGACGTGCCGGCGCGTCCCGATGTGA
- a CDS encoding response regulator transcription factor, translating to MTAVLLAEDDEAIAAPLSRALGREGYDVTIEQTGPAALEQALDGAYDLLILDLGLPGMDGLEVCRQVRAHSSELAVLMLTARTDEVDFVVGLDAGADDYVGKPFRLAELMARVRALLRRRGGSEDSVVEVGGIRLEPAARRVLVNGTEIALANKEYELLRVLLEHAGQVVSRDTILAEVWGDVELRGSKTLDMHMSWLRRKIGDEGPAAERRIATVRGVGFRINTD from the coding sequence GTGACTGCTGTATTGCTTGCCGAAGATGACGAAGCCATCGCCGCCCCGCTGTCGCGGGCACTGGGCCGGGAAGGATACGACGTCACCATCGAGCAGACCGGCCCGGCCGCGCTGGAGCAGGCGCTCGACGGGGCCTACGACCTGCTGATCCTGGACCTCGGACTCCCGGGGATGGACGGGCTCGAGGTGTGCAGGCAAGTGCGTGCCCACAGCTCGGAACTGGCGGTGCTCATGCTGACCGCGCGCACCGACGAGGTCGACTTCGTCGTCGGACTCGACGCCGGAGCCGACGACTACGTGGGCAAGCCGTTCCGGTTGGCGGAGTTGATGGCCCGGGTGCGTGCCCTGCTGCGCCGTCGCGGCGGCAGCGAGGATTCCGTCGTCGAGGTCGGGGGCATCCGGCTCGAGCCGGCGGCCCGCCGGGTGCTCGTGAACGGAACCGAGATCGCCCTCGCCAACAAGGAGTACGAACTCCTGCGCGTACTGCTCGAACACGCGGGACAGGTCGTGTCCCGCGACACCATCCTCGCGGAAGTATGGGGCGACGTGGAACTGCGCGGCTCGAAGACCCTCGACATGCACATGTCCTGGCTTCGCCGGAAGATCGGTGACGAGGGGCCCGCCGCCGAACGTCGCATCGCGACGGTCCGCGGCGTCGGTTTCCGCATCAACACGGACTAG
- a CDS encoding GtrA family protein yields MSFVDGVLARVPQPFRALALRHHELIKFAIVGGTTMVFDLAIFYSLSLTILEEKPVVAKVLSGILATVLSYILNREWSFKNRGGRERHHEALLFFTISGVGVLLAAAPLWIANNVFDIRETQENLTTLVVVDFVLNYIIGNLLQMVFRFWALRRFAFPDENVHLIDPDLVDEAAEEEIGHP; encoded by the coding sequence GTGTCATTTGTCGACGGCGTCCTTGCACGCGTTCCCCAGCCTTTCCGGGCTCTCGCGTTGCGGCATCACGAACTGATCAAGTTCGCGATCGTGGGCGGCACCACCATGGTCTTCGACCTCGCGATCTTCTATTCGCTGAGCCTGACGATCCTCGAAGAGAAGCCGGTGGTCGCCAAGGTTCTGTCCGGAATTCTCGCGACGGTCCTGAGTTACATTCTCAACCGCGAATGGTCGTTCAAGAACCGCGGCGGACGTGAGCGCCACCACGAGGCCCTGCTGTTCTTCACGATCAGCGGAGTCGGCGTTCTCCTCGCCGCCGCGCCCCTGTGGATCGCCAACAACGTATTCGACATCCGCGAGACGCAGGAGAATCTGACGACGCTGGTGGTCGTCGACTTCGTGCTCAACTACATCATCGGAAACCTGCTGCAGATGGTGTTCCGCTTCTGGGCGCTGCGCAGGTTCGCGTTCCCCGACGAGAACGTGCATCTCATCGACCCGGACCTCGTCGACGAGGCCGCCGAGGAAGAGATCGGCCACCCCTGA
- the purE gene encoding 5-(carboxyamino)imidazole ribonucleotide mutase: MNTVSDTAARHGAQVGLIMGSDSDWPTMEAAAEALAEFGVRFEVGVVSAHRTPQRMLDYAKDAAGRGIQVIIAGAGGAAHLPGMVASATPLPVIGVPVPLKYLDGMDSLLSIVQMPAGVPVATVSIGGARNAGLLAVRILGAADPALQRQMAAFQDGLEKMVLGKDQALRDKLLG; this comes from the coding sequence ATGAACACGGTGAGTGACACGGCAGCACGGCACGGCGCACAGGTCGGGCTCATCATGGGCAGCGACTCCGACTGGCCCACCATGGAGGCCGCCGCCGAGGCGCTCGCCGAATTCGGGGTGCGCTTCGAGGTCGGTGTCGTCTCCGCGCACCGCACGCCGCAGCGCATGCTCGACTACGCGAAGGACGCCGCCGGCCGCGGCATCCAGGTGATCATCGCCGGCGCCGGCGGCGCCGCCCACCTGCCGGGCATGGTCGCGTCGGCCACCCCGCTGCCCGTCATCGGTGTGCCCGTGCCACTGAAGTACCTCGACGGCATGGACTCGCTTCTCTCGATCGTGCAGATGCCCGCAGGCGTCCCCGTCGCGACCGTGTCCATCGGCGGCGCCCGCAACGCCGGCCTGCTCGCCGTCCGCATCCTCGGTGCCGCCGACCCCGCCCTGCAGCGGCAGATGGCCGCCTTCCAGGACGGGCTCGAGAAGATGGTCCTGGGCAAGGATCAGGCCCTCCGCGACAAGCTGCTGGGCTGA